One Oncorhynchus keta strain PuntledgeMale-10-30-2019 chromosome 22, Oket_V2, whole genome shotgun sequence DNA window includes the following coding sequences:
- the LOC118400853 gene encoding protein NLRC5-like — MTGLLSEDDIKAGTLKALTDSLQKLNISKQIVLNDSHISVDGLMILTSFLSVCPDVVQVDISLTGCALRLPHLDRLCENLRDCSALTMLDISNNALENKGLKKLLDLMPHLSNIQEINVSENAVRMEGVVQPSWNPELTQEHE; from the exons ATGACTGGACT TCTGTCAGAAGACGACATCAAGGCCGGTACTCTCAAGGCCCTGACTGACTCTCTACAGAAGCTGAACATCTCCAAACAGATTGT TCTGAATGACAGCCACATATCTGTTGATGGGCTGATgattctgaccagtttcctgTCTGTATGTCCTGATGTGGTTCAAGTGGACATCAG TCTGACGGGCTGTGCTCTTCGTCTCCCTCACTTGGACCGTCTGTGTGAGAATCTGAGGGACTGCTCTGCTCTGACTATGCTGGA TATTTCCAACAATGCTTTGGAAAACAAAGGTCTGAAGAAGTTGTTGGACCTCATGCCTCACCTTAGCAACATACAGGAAATCAA TGTCAGTGAGAATGCAGTCCGCATGGAAGGAGTTGTGCAGCCTAGCTGGAACCCTGAGCTCACACAGGAACATGAGTGA